Proteins encoded in a region of the Xylocopa sonorina isolate GNS202 chromosome 1, iyXylSono1_principal, whole genome shotgun sequence genome:
- the Elk gene encoding eag-like K[+] channel isoform X1 → MPVRKGLLAPQNTFLDTIATRFDGTHSNFVLGNAQVPTIYPIVYCSDGFCELTGFTRAQIMQKGCACKFLYGPETKEEERAMIDKSLESKTELKMEVVFYKKSGSPFDCLLDIVPIKNEKGDVVLFLASHKDITHTKNLQLCELHDSDANGGVDPEAPPANYGRRRSRAVLYQLSGHYKQDNKHKIKLNNNLLHSTAAPLPEYKTTGIKKSQFILSHYGGFKSWWDWLILCATFYVAIVVPFNASFINIDRPTMVSDVVVEALFIIDIVLNFRTTYVNRKGEVVSNSKSIAVNYLKGWFVVDLVAALPFDFLYASDVYSGEESGHGNIHLVKLTRLLRLARLLQKMDRYSQYSAVILTMLMLFFILVAHWLACIWFVIAEKERLKNDNDWDLGWIHILAERLKISVDNVTHAESYITALYFTCSSLTSVGFGNVSANTFSEKFFSICTMLIGALMHAVVFGNVTAIIQRIYSRRSLYQTKLRDLKDFFVLHQIPEELKQRMQDYFQTMWSLNHGIDIHETLKQFPEELRGDVSMHLHREILSLPIFEAASQGCLKLLSLRIGNNFCAPGEFLIHKGDALSYIYYICNGSMEVVQNNMVVAILGKGDLVGCDINVHLQHTSNGGGTGGGGPDVVVKSSCDVKALTYCDLKCINMHGLVEVLRLYPEYQQQFANDIQHDLTYNIREGYEAEQESDMNGPSLTLPSISEDDENVPDEGETSPLSPPNKSPLHTSSSPRHAKFSVSFDREEYRDTRRPARGVLVRGRTAQVIAQESVEEHIRGSVEKLDTTFSTLHQDVATLSCEVRNAIQALQILACSPQSNPNLPTPASRGSGVLARSSSHPPDAICWDPPRRMTDASTQTDWPVELFESWVRANPQRVLRILELDPDTLSRQPPSPTPSPSSPPPPPYEPLSPLVGTPPQSPSPSRGNDHFDFGNNHGERHIPRLYKPANSAWDPENKSSHRFSAGDADNASLYQAFNTLRRLPESRSLKFDPFDS, encoded by the exons ATGCCGGTCAGGAAGGGCCTCCTCGCCCCACAAAATACTTTCTTAGATACTATCGCTACCCGTTTCGATGGAACCC ATAGCAACTTTGTGCTGGGAAATGCGCAGGTTCCGACGATCTACCCGATCGTTTATTGCTCGGACGGTTTCTGCGAGCTGACAGGATTCACGCGAGCGCAAATCATGCAAAAGGGTTGCGCTTGCAAGTTCCTCTATGGCCCGGAAACGAAAGAAGAGGAAAGAGCAATGATCGACAAGAGCCTCGAGAGCAAAACGGAACTGAAGATGGAAGttgtattttataaaaaatCCG GAAGTCCGTTCGATTGCTTGCTCGATATTGTTCCGATCAAAAACGAAAAGGGCGACGTCGTTCTCTTTCTGGCTTCGCATAAGGATATCACCCATACGAAGAACCTTCAGCTGTGTGAGTTGCACGATAGTG ATGCAAACGGCGGTGTAGATCCAGAGGCACCGCCAGCTAATTATGGCAGAAGAAGAAGTCGTGCCGTCCTTTATCAATTATCAGGCCATTACAAACAGGACAATAAGCACAAAATTAAATTAAACAAC AATCTACTGCATTCCACTGCAGCACCATTACCAGAGTATAAAACGACGGGAATAAAAAAGTCACAATTTATCCTAAGTCATTACGGTGGTTTCAAGTCTTGGTGGGATTGGTTAATACTGTGCGCCACGTTCTACGTCGCgatcgtcgtcccttttaacgCGAGCTTCATTAATATCGATAGGCCTACGATGGTCAGCGACGTTGTCGTCGAAGCACTCTTTATAATCG ATATCGTTCTGAACTTCAGAACGACGTACGTTAATAGGAAAGGGGAAGTCGTCAGCAACAGCAAAAGCATCGCCGTCAACTATTTAAAGGGCTGGTTCGTAGTCGATCTCGTCGCTGCGTTGCCCTTTGATTTTCTTTACGCTTCCGACGTTTACAGCGGAGAG GAATCGGGACACGGTAACATTCATTTAGTGAAGTTAACAAGATTATTGAGGCTCGCGCGATTACTACAAAAGATGGACAGATACTCCCAATACAGCGCAGTAATTTTGACGATGTTAATGCTTTTTTTTATCCTGGTGGCACATTGGTTGGCTTGTATTTGGTTCGTCATTGCGGAGAAAGAAAGGTTAAAAAACGATAACGATTGGGATCTCG GATGGATTCATATACTGGCGGAAAGGTTAAAGATTTCCGTGGATAACGTAACCCACGCGGAAAGTTACATTACAGCGTTATATTTCACTTGCAGTAGCTTAACATCAGTAGGATTTGGAAACGTGTCAGCCAATACGTTCTCCGAAAAGTTCTTCTCTATTTGCACGATGCTTATTGGTG CTCTGATGCATGCTGTGGTGTTTGGTAACGTGACGGCGATTATTCAAAGAATTTACTCTAGAAGATCGCTGTACCAAACAAAATTGCGGGATCTCAAGGATTTTTTCGTATTGCATCAGATACCCGAAGAACTGAAACAGCGAATGCAAGATTACTTCCAAACTATGTGGTCCTTAAATCACGGTATCGATATACACGAG ACTCTGAAACAATTTCCCGAGGAACTAAGAGGAGACGTTTCAATGCACTTGCATCGCGAAATATTAAGTTTGCCAATATTCGAAGCAGCTTCCCAGGGTTGCCTCAAACTACTTTCCCTCCGTATTGGAAACAATTTTTGCGCTCCTGGTGAATTTCTTATTCACAAAGGAGACGCGCTTTcatacatttattatatatgCAACGGTTCCATGGAAGTGGTGCAAAATAATATGGTTGTTGCGATTTTAG GCAAAGGTGATCTGGTAGGCTGTGACATAAACGTTCATCTACAGCACACCAGTAACGGGGGTGGTACAGGTGGCGGAGGACCGGATGTCGTAGTTAAATCGAGTTGCGACGTAAAAGCTTTAACTTACTGCGATTTGAAGTGCATAAATATGCATGGATTGGTCGAAGTGCTTCGACTCTATCCTGAATATCAACAACAGTTTGCGAATGATATACAACACGATCTCACTTACAATATACGAGAGGGATACGAAGCTGAG CAAGAGTCGGACATGAATGGGCCATCGTTAACGCTACCGTCGATTAGCGAGGACGATGAGAACGTGCCTGACGAGGGTGAGACTTCACCTTTATCGCCGCCAAACAAATCACCTTTACATACGTCTTCGAGTCCGCGGCATGCCAAGTTCAG TGTGTCGTTCGATAGAGAGgaatatcgagacacgcgaagACCCGCAAGGGGAGTTTTAGTGAGAGGAAGAACGGCTCAGGTAATCGCTCAGGAATCAGTGGAGGAACATATCCGAGGATCGGTGGAAAAACTCGATACGACATTCTCCACGTTACATCAAGACGTCGCTACGTTAAGTTGCGAG GTCAGAAATGCTATTCAAGCTTTACAAATATTGGCATGTTCACCTCAAAGTAATCCGAATTTACCAACCCCCGCGAGTCGTGGGAGTGGCGTTTTAGCGAGAAGCTCGTCTCATCCGCCGGATGCTATATGTTGGGATCCCCCTAGAAGGATGACAGATGCTTCTACGCAAACCGACTGGCCCGTGGAGTTATTCGAATCTTGGGTTCGAGCAAATCCACAAAGAGTTCTAAGGATTCTCGAACTCGATCCAGATACTCTTTCGAGGCAACCACCCTCTCCGACACCGTCACCGTCTTCTCCTCCGCCACCACCGTACGAACCCCTATCGCCATTAGTGGGGACACCACCGCAATCACCGTCTCCATCGAGAG GAAACGATCATTTCGATTTTGGCAATAACCACGGAGAGCGGCACATTCCTCGTTTGTACAAACCGGCAAACTCTGCCTGGGATCCCGAAAACAAGTCGTCGCACCGATTTAGTGCCGGCGATGCCGACAATGCGTCTTTATATCAAGCGTTTAACACGTTGCGTCGACTTCCAGAATCTCGCTCGTTAAAATTCGATCCCTTTGATAGCTGA
- the Elk gene encoding eag-like K[+] channel isoform X3, translating to MPVRKGLLAPQNTFLDTIATRFDGTHSNFVLGNAQVPTIYPIVYCSDGFCELTGFTRAQIMQKGCACKFLYGPETKEEERAMIDKSLESKTELKMEVVFYKKSGSPFDCLLDIVPIKNEKGDVVLFLASHKDITHTKNLQLYANGGVDPEAPPANYGRRRSRAVLYQLSGHYKQDNKHKIKLNNNLLHSTAAPLPEYKTTGIKKSQFILSHYGGFKSWWDWLILCATFYVAIVVPFNASFINIDRPTMVSDVVVEALFIIDIVLNFRTTYVNRKGEVVSNSKSIAVNYLKGWFVVDLVAALPFDFLYASDVYSGEESGHGNIHLVKLTRLLRLARLLQKMDRYSQYSAVILTMLMLFFILVAHWLACIWFVIAEKERLKNDNDWDLGWIHILAERLKISVDNVTHAESYITALYFTCSSLTSVGFGNVSANTFSEKFFSICTMLIGALMHAVVFGNVTAIIQRIYSRRSLYQTKLRDLKDFFVLHQIPEELKQRMQDYFQTMWSLNHGIDIHETLKQFPEELRGDVSMHLHREILSLPIFEAASQGCLKLLSLRIGNNFCAPGEFLIHKGDALSYIYYICNGSMEVVQNNMVVAILGKGDLVGCDINVHLQHTSNGGGTGGGGPDVVVKSSCDVKALTYCDLKCINMHGLVEVLRLYPEYQQQFANDIQHDLTYNIREGYEAEQESDMNGPSLTLPSISEDDENVPDEGETSPLSPPNKSPLHTSSSPRHAKFSVSFDREEYRDTRRPARGVLVRGRTAQVIAQESVEEHIRGSVEKLDTTFSTLHQDVATLSCEVRNAIQALQILACSPQSNPNLPTPASRGSGVLARSSSHPPDAICWDPPRRMTDASTQTDWPVELFESWVRANPQRVLRILELDPDTLSRQPPSPTPSPSSPPPPPYEPLSPLVGTPPQSPSPSRGNDHFDFGNNHGERHIPRLYKPANSAWDPENKSSHRFSAGDADNASLYQAFNTLRRLPESRSLKFDPFDS from the exons ATGCCGGTCAGGAAGGGCCTCCTCGCCCCACAAAATACTTTCTTAGATACTATCGCTACCCGTTTCGATGGAACCC ATAGCAACTTTGTGCTGGGAAATGCGCAGGTTCCGACGATCTACCCGATCGTTTATTGCTCGGACGGTTTCTGCGAGCTGACAGGATTCACGCGAGCGCAAATCATGCAAAAGGGTTGCGCTTGCAAGTTCCTCTATGGCCCGGAAACGAAAGAAGAGGAAAGAGCAATGATCGACAAGAGCCTCGAGAGCAAAACGGAACTGAAGATGGAAGttgtattttataaaaaatCCG GAAGTCCGTTCGATTGCTTGCTCGATATTGTTCCGATCAAAAACGAAAAGGGCGACGTCGTTCTCTTTCTGGCTTCGCATAAGGATATCACCCATACGAAGAACCTTCAGCTGT ATGCAAACGGCGGTGTAGATCCAGAGGCACCGCCAGCTAATTATGGCAGAAGAAGAAGTCGTGCCGTCCTTTATCAATTATCAGGCCATTACAAACAGGACAATAAGCACAAAATTAAATTAAACAAC AATCTACTGCATTCCACTGCAGCACCATTACCAGAGTATAAAACGACGGGAATAAAAAAGTCACAATTTATCCTAAGTCATTACGGTGGTTTCAAGTCTTGGTGGGATTGGTTAATACTGTGCGCCACGTTCTACGTCGCgatcgtcgtcccttttaacgCGAGCTTCATTAATATCGATAGGCCTACGATGGTCAGCGACGTTGTCGTCGAAGCACTCTTTATAATCG ATATCGTTCTGAACTTCAGAACGACGTACGTTAATAGGAAAGGGGAAGTCGTCAGCAACAGCAAAAGCATCGCCGTCAACTATTTAAAGGGCTGGTTCGTAGTCGATCTCGTCGCTGCGTTGCCCTTTGATTTTCTTTACGCTTCCGACGTTTACAGCGGAGAG GAATCGGGACACGGTAACATTCATTTAGTGAAGTTAACAAGATTATTGAGGCTCGCGCGATTACTACAAAAGATGGACAGATACTCCCAATACAGCGCAGTAATTTTGACGATGTTAATGCTTTTTTTTATCCTGGTGGCACATTGGTTGGCTTGTATTTGGTTCGTCATTGCGGAGAAAGAAAGGTTAAAAAACGATAACGATTGGGATCTCG GATGGATTCATATACTGGCGGAAAGGTTAAAGATTTCCGTGGATAACGTAACCCACGCGGAAAGTTACATTACAGCGTTATATTTCACTTGCAGTAGCTTAACATCAGTAGGATTTGGAAACGTGTCAGCCAATACGTTCTCCGAAAAGTTCTTCTCTATTTGCACGATGCTTATTGGTG CTCTGATGCATGCTGTGGTGTTTGGTAACGTGACGGCGATTATTCAAAGAATTTACTCTAGAAGATCGCTGTACCAAACAAAATTGCGGGATCTCAAGGATTTTTTCGTATTGCATCAGATACCCGAAGAACTGAAACAGCGAATGCAAGATTACTTCCAAACTATGTGGTCCTTAAATCACGGTATCGATATACACGAG ACTCTGAAACAATTTCCCGAGGAACTAAGAGGAGACGTTTCAATGCACTTGCATCGCGAAATATTAAGTTTGCCAATATTCGAAGCAGCTTCCCAGGGTTGCCTCAAACTACTTTCCCTCCGTATTGGAAACAATTTTTGCGCTCCTGGTGAATTTCTTATTCACAAAGGAGACGCGCTTTcatacatttattatatatgCAACGGTTCCATGGAAGTGGTGCAAAATAATATGGTTGTTGCGATTTTAG GCAAAGGTGATCTGGTAGGCTGTGACATAAACGTTCATCTACAGCACACCAGTAACGGGGGTGGTACAGGTGGCGGAGGACCGGATGTCGTAGTTAAATCGAGTTGCGACGTAAAAGCTTTAACTTACTGCGATTTGAAGTGCATAAATATGCATGGATTGGTCGAAGTGCTTCGACTCTATCCTGAATATCAACAACAGTTTGCGAATGATATACAACACGATCTCACTTACAATATACGAGAGGGATACGAAGCTGAG CAAGAGTCGGACATGAATGGGCCATCGTTAACGCTACCGTCGATTAGCGAGGACGATGAGAACGTGCCTGACGAGGGTGAGACTTCACCTTTATCGCCGCCAAACAAATCACCTTTACATACGTCTTCGAGTCCGCGGCATGCCAAGTTCAG TGTGTCGTTCGATAGAGAGgaatatcgagacacgcgaagACCCGCAAGGGGAGTTTTAGTGAGAGGAAGAACGGCTCAGGTAATCGCTCAGGAATCAGTGGAGGAACATATCCGAGGATCGGTGGAAAAACTCGATACGACATTCTCCACGTTACATCAAGACGTCGCTACGTTAAGTTGCGAG GTCAGAAATGCTATTCAAGCTTTACAAATATTGGCATGTTCACCTCAAAGTAATCCGAATTTACCAACCCCCGCGAGTCGTGGGAGTGGCGTTTTAGCGAGAAGCTCGTCTCATCCGCCGGATGCTATATGTTGGGATCCCCCTAGAAGGATGACAGATGCTTCTACGCAAACCGACTGGCCCGTGGAGTTATTCGAATCTTGGGTTCGAGCAAATCCACAAAGAGTTCTAAGGATTCTCGAACTCGATCCAGATACTCTTTCGAGGCAACCACCCTCTCCGACACCGTCACCGTCTTCTCCTCCGCCACCACCGTACGAACCCCTATCGCCATTAGTGGGGACACCACCGCAATCACCGTCTCCATCGAGAG GAAACGATCATTTCGATTTTGGCAATAACCACGGAGAGCGGCACATTCCTCGTTTGTACAAACCGGCAAACTCTGCCTGGGATCCCGAAAACAAGTCGTCGCACCGATTTAGTGCCGGCGATGCCGACAATGCGTCTTTATATCAAGCGTTTAACACGTTGCGTCGACTTCCAGAATCTCGCTCGTTAAAATTCGATCCCTTTGATAGCTGA
- the Elk gene encoding eag-like K[+] channel isoform X2 gives MPVRKGLLAPQNTFLDTIATRFDGTHSNFVLGNAQVPTIYPIVYCSDGFCELTGFTRAQIMQKGCACKFLYGPETKEEERAMIDKSLESKTELKMEVVFYKKSGSPFDCLLDIVPIKNEKGDVVLFLASHKDITHTKNLQLCELHDSDANGGVDPEAPPANYGRRRSRAVLYQLSGHYKQDNKHKIKLNNNLLHSTAAPLPEYKTTGIKKSQFILSHYGGFKSWWDWLILCATFYVAIVVPFNASFINIDRPTMVSDVVVEALFIIDIVLNFRTTYVNRKGEVVSNSKSIAVNYLKGWFVVDLVAALPFDFLYASDVYSGEESGHGNIHLVKLTRLLRLARLLQKMDRYSQYSAVILTMLMLFFILVAHWLACIWFVIAEKERLKNDNDWDLGWIHILAERLKISVDNVTHAESYITALYFTCSSLTSVGFGNVSANTFSEKFFSICTMLIGALMHAVVFGNVTAIIQRIYSRRSLYQTKLRDLKDFFVLHQIPEELKQRMQDYFQTMWSLNHGIDIHETLKQFPEELRGDVSMHLHREILSLPIFEAASQGCLKLLSLRIGNNFCAPGEFLIHKGDALSYIYYICNGSMEVVQNNMVVAILGKGDLVGCDINVHLQHTSNGGGTGGGGPDVVVKSSCDVKALTYCDLKCINMHGLVEVLRLYPEYQQQFANDIQHDLTYNIREGYEAEQESDMNGPSLTLPSISEDDENVPDEGETSPLSPPNKSPLHTSSSPRHAKFREEYRDTRRPARGVLVRGRTAQVIAQESVEEHIRGSVEKLDTTFSTLHQDVATLSCEVRNAIQALQILACSPQSNPNLPTPASRGSGVLARSSSHPPDAICWDPPRRMTDASTQTDWPVELFESWVRANPQRVLRILELDPDTLSRQPPSPTPSPSSPPPPPYEPLSPLVGTPPQSPSPSRGNDHFDFGNNHGERHIPRLYKPANSAWDPENKSSHRFSAGDADNASLYQAFNTLRRLPESRSLKFDPFDS, from the exons ATGCCGGTCAGGAAGGGCCTCCTCGCCCCACAAAATACTTTCTTAGATACTATCGCTACCCGTTTCGATGGAACCC ATAGCAACTTTGTGCTGGGAAATGCGCAGGTTCCGACGATCTACCCGATCGTTTATTGCTCGGACGGTTTCTGCGAGCTGACAGGATTCACGCGAGCGCAAATCATGCAAAAGGGTTGCGCTTGCAAGTTCCTCTATGGCCCGGAAACGAAAGAAGAGGAAAGAGCAATGATCGACAAGAGCCTCGAGAGCAAAACGGAACTGAAGATGGAAGttgtattttataaaaaatCCG GAAGTCCGTTCGATTGCTTGCTCGATATTGTTCCGATCAAAAACGAAAAGGGCGACGTCGTTCTCTTTCTGGCTTCGCATAAGGATATCACCCATACGAAGAACCTTCAGCTGTGTGAGTTGCACGATAGTG ATGCAAACGGCGGTGTAGATCCAGAGGCACCGCCAGCTAATTATGGCAGAAGAAGAAGTCGTGCCGTCCTTTATCAATTATCAGGCCATTACAAACAGGACAATAAGCACAAAATTAAATTAAACAAC AATCTACTGCATTCCACTGCAGCACCATTACCAGAGTATAAAACGACGGGAATAAAAAAGTCACAATTTATCCTAAGTCATTACGGTGGTTTCAAGTCTTGGTGGGATTGGTTAATACTGTGCGCCACGTTCTACGTCGCgatcgtcgtcccttttaacgCGAGCTTCATTAATATCGATAGGCCTACGATGGTCAGCGACGTTGTCGTCGAAGCACTCTTTATAATCG ATATCGTTCTGAACTTCAGAACGACGTACGTTAATAGGAAAGGGGAAGTCGTCAGCAACAGCAAAAGCATCGCCGTCAACTATTTAAAGGGCTGGTTCGTAGTCGATCTCGTCGCTGCGTTGCCCTTTGATTTTCTTTACGCTTCCGACGTTTACAGCGGAGAG GAATCGGGACACGGTAACATTCATTTAGTGAAGTTAACAAGATTATTGAGGCTCGCGCGATTACTACAAAAGATGGACAGATACTCCCAATACAGCGCAGTAATTTTGACGATGTTAATGCTTTTTTTTATCCTGGTGGCACATTGGTTGGCTTGTATTTGGTTCGTCATTGCGGAGAAAGAAAGGTTAAAAAACGATAACGATTGGGATCTCG GATGGATTCATATACTGGCGGAAAGGTTAAAGATTTCCGTGGATAACGTAACCCACGCGGAAAGTTACATTACAGCGTTATATTTCACTTGCAGTAGCTTAACATCAGTAGGATTTGGAAACGTGTCAGCCAATACGTTCTCCGAAAAGTTCTTCTCTATTTGCACGATGCTTATTGGTG CTCTGATGCATGCTGTGGTGTTTGGTAACGTGACGGCGATTATTCAAAGAATTTACTCTAGAAGATCGCTGTACCAAACAAAATTGCGGGATCTCAAGGATTTTTTCGTATTGCATCAGATACCCGAAGAACTGAAACAGCGAATGCAAGATTACTTCCAAACTATGTGGTCCTTAAATCACGGTATCGATATACACGAG ACTCTGAAACAATTTCCCGAGGAACTAAGAGGAGACGTTTCAATGCACTTGCATCGCGAAATATTAAGTTTGCCAATATTCGAAGCAGCTTCCCAGGGTTGCCTCAAACTACTTTCCCTCCGTATTGGAAACAATTTTTGCGCTCCTGGTGAATTTCTTATTCACAAAGGAGACGCGCTTTcatacatttattatatatgCAACGGTTCCATGGAAGTGGTGCAAAATAATATGGTTGTTGCGATTTTAG GCAAAGGTGATCTGGTAGGCTGTGACATAAACGTTCATCTACAGCACACCAGTAACGGGGGTGGTACAGGTGGCGGAGGACCGGATGTCGTAGTTAAATCGAGTTGCGACGTAAAAGCTTTAACTTACTGCGATTTGAAGTGCATAAATATGCATGGATTGGTCGAAGTGCTTCGACTCTATCCTGAATATCAACAACAGTTTGCGAATGATATACAACACGATCTCACTTACAATATACGAGAGGGATACGAAGCTGAG CAAGAGTCGGACATGAATGGGCCATCGTTAACGCTACCGTCGATTAGCGAGGACGATGAGAACGTGCCTGACGAGGGTGAGACTTCACCTTTATCGCCGCCAAACAAATCACCTTTACATACGTCTTCGAGTCCGCGGCATGCCAAGTTCAG AGAGgaatatcgagacacgcgaagACCCGCAAGGGGAGTTTTAGTGAGAGGAAGAACGGCTCAGGTAATCGCTCAGGAATCAGTGGAGGAACATATCCGAGGATCGGTGGAAAAACTCGATACGACATTCTCCACGTTACATCAAGACGTCGCTACGTTAAGTTGCGAG GTCAGAAATGCTATTCAAGCTTTACAAATATTGGCATGTTCACCTCAAAGTAATCCGAATTTACCAACCCCCGCGAGTCGTGGGAGTGGCGTTTTAGCGAGAAGCTCGTCTCATCCGCCGGATGCTATATGTTGGGATCCCCCTAGAAGGATGACAGATGCTTCTACGCAAACCGACTGGCCCGTGGAGTTATTCGAATCTTGGGTTCGAGCAAATCCACAAAGAGTTCTAAGGATTCTCGAACTCGATCCAGATACTCTTTCGAGGCAACCACCCTCTCCGACACCGTCACCGTCTTCTCCTCCGCCACCACCGTACGAACCCCTATCGCCATTAGTGGGGACACCACCGCAATCACCGTCTCCATCGAGAG GAAACGATCATTTCGATTTTGGCAATAACCACGGAGAGCGGCACATTCCTCGTTTGTACAAACCGGCAAACTCTGCCTGGGATCCCGAAAACAAGTCGTCGCACCGATTTAGTGCCGGCGATGCCGACAATGCGTCTTTATATCAAGCGTTTAACACGTTGCGTCGACTTCCAGAATCTCGCTCGTTAAAATTCGATCCCTTTGATAGCTGA